GCGAGATCACCTATGGCCGCGTCCCGCCCGGCGCCGTGGTGGTCTCGGGCAACCTGCCGGCGAAGGACGGTAGCCACAGCCTCTATTGCGCCGTCATCATCAAGCAGGTCGACGAGCGCACGCGCGGCAAGGTCGGCATCAACGAACTGCTGCGTGATATCTGATCGCTCTGAGGTCGCCGCAATGTCGCCCACGCTCGAACTGGCCTGTGAACTCGTCCGCCGTCCCTCGGTCACGCCCGAGGATCAGGGCTGTCAGGAACTCATCGCCGAGCGTCTGGCGGCGATCGGCTTCACCGTCGAGCCGATGCCCTTCGGCGAGGTCACGAATCTCTGGGCGCGGCGCGGAAGTGAAGGCCCGCTGCTCTGTCTGGCCGGACATACCGACGTGGTGCCGGCCGGGCCGCTGGATCTCTGGGACTCGGACCCCTTCGACCCGGTCATTCGCGACGGGATGCTCCATGGTCGGGGCGCGGCGGATATGAAGGGTTCGGTTGCGGCCATGGTGACGGCGGTCGAGTCCTTCGTCGCCGCGCACCCGGACCATCCGGGTTCGCTCGCCTTTCTGCTCACCAGTGATGAGGAGGGACCGGCGGTCAATGGCACGGCCAAGGTCATCGAGCGGCTCCAGCAGCGCGGCGAGCACATCGACTATGCCCTGGTCGGCGAGCCGTCGAGTCGCGAGCAACTGGGGGATTCGATCAAGAACGGACGGCGCGGCAGTCTCTCGGGCTTCCTGACCATCCACGGCAAACAGGGCCATGTGGCCTATCCGCATCTGGCCAAAAATCCCTTCCATGCGGCGGCGGATGCACTGGCGGCACTCTGCGCCGTGGTCTGGGATCAG
The sequence above is drawn from the Allochromatium vinosum DSM 180 genome and encodes:
- the dapE gene encoding succinyl-diaminopimelate desuccinylase translates to MSPTLELACELVRRPSVTPEDQGCQELIAERLAAIGFTVEPMPFGEVTNLWARRGSEGPLLCLAGHTDVVPAGPLDLWDSDPFDPVIRDGMLHGRGAADMKGSVAAMVTAVESFVAAHPDHPGSLAFLLTSDEEGPAVNGTAKVIERLQQRGEHIDYALVGEPSSREQLGDSIKNGRRGSLSGFLTIHGKQGHVAYPHLAKNPFHAAADALAALCAVVWDQGNAYFPPTSFQIANLNMGTGAENVIPGQLEAQFNLRFSTELDPETIKRRVRAILDQGDFDYELSWRLSGHPFLTTPGELVDAARSAIREVCGIETELSTSGGTSDGRFIAPTGAQVLELGPLNATIHQVDECVAVADLDQLHRIYGRMIERLLLPAA